In the Topomyia yanbarensis strain Yona2022 unplaced genomic scaffold, ASM3024719v1 HiC_scaffold_389, whole genome shotgun sequence genome, one interval contains:
- the LOC131695357 gene encoding prion-like-(Q/N-rich) domain-bearing protein 25 → LPSCVQCSTNGTPSCASGRIPSSECEVDGDLCYQMIKGEHIQRGCSSYLEEIDKNRCANATDNTCLTCNTTGCNNGPWLKCHICDPSHPNCTAEQLNGVKLCSTFDSNDKCYTKLVGDNVTRGCKSDLDHQTECTDCEFCDGNGCNKLSLEELKNFTVCHQCTSSNKNCADTAVNATRCPSRKDTCFSRVIGETLQRGCLSTLTSDEQSVCNNTVDNSCVTCNSGSGCNNDEWLKCHTCDPNSKTCSAVQPNTAKFCAKFSSNGTCYSKLDGNNVTRGCSTDLDTQTECVGCETCKGSGCNRLPIEVLENFINCVKCDSSNENCADATLMATKCPIRTDTCYSRVIGGTLQRGCLSELTIEEQSVCENTVDFSCRTCNEDSCNNNIWLRCHQCSANSSTTCHQNQTGLAPFCEKYKIGNRCYERLENSTTVRGCESDLGPSVSACKDNRQCRTCSVSGCNKEAASTLESTDRCLQCNSLGVTDVSCLTGSAESQPCSKPSAGKCFSRIDINGALHRGCHGDLMEEEVGNCSSKACSTCEGEGCNSDIFPTDRLSCYQCRSDSDSKCANPLNVPDAPMSYCQKYQPGDLCYTRIQNGIVERGCQSNLAKTACEGLKANECQVCSGENCNTVTEKELKNSASSYSGSVLLIALSTLIAIAVVFD, encoded by the exons caCTACCTAGCTGCGTCCAGTGCAGCACAAACGGCACTCCTTCGTGCGCTTCCGGTAGGATACCGTCCAGCGAGTGTGAAGTCGATGGCGACTTGTGCTACCAGATGATCAAAGGTGAACACATTCAGCGTGGCTGCTCGAGCTATCTAGAGGAAATAGACAAAAATAGATGTGCAAACGCTACCGATAACACTTGCCTTACCTGTAATACTACTGGATGCAATAACGGTCCTTGGCTGAAGTGCCACATTTGTGATCCCAGTCATCCGAACTGTACTGCAGAACAGCTAAACGGAGTCAAGCTCTGCTCAACTTTTGACAGTAACGACAAATGTTACACGAAGCTAGTAGGGGATAATG TCACTAGAGGATGCAAATCGGATCTTGATCATCAAACTGAATGTACTGATTGCGAATTTTGTGACGGAAATGGCTGCAATAAACTATCGCTTGAAGAGTTGAAGAATTTTACCGTCTGTCATCAGTGCACTTCGTCCAATAAGAACTGTGCAGATACTGCAGTTAATGCTACCAGGTGTCCAAGTCGAAAGGATACCTGCTTCTCGCGTGTTATCG GCGAAACTCTCCAGCGAGGTTGTCTATCAACGCTAACCTCGGATGAGCAAAGTGTATGCAACAATACTGTTGACAATAGCTGCGTGACATGCAACAGCGGCTCGGGTTGCAACAACGATGAATGGTTGAAGTGTCACACATGTGATCCCAATAGTAAGACTTGTTCCGCAGTACAACCAAACACAGCCAAGTTCTGTGCAAAGTTCAGCAGTAATGGAACATGTTATTCTAAGCTGGATGGTAATAATG TAACTAGAGGATGCTCAACGGATTTGGACACACAAACTGAATGTGTTGGTTGTGAAACATGCAAAGGCAGTGGCTGCAATAGGTTACCGATTGAGGTATTGGAGAATTTTATAAACTGTGTTAAGTGCGATTCTTCCAACGAGAATTGTGCAGACGCTACTTTGATGGCTACCAAATGTCCAATCCGAACAGATACCTGCTACTCACGTGTAATAG GTGGAACCCTCCAGCGTGGATGTCTATCAGAGCTAACCATAGAAGAACAAAGTGTATGTGAAAATACGGTAGACTTCTCCTGTCGAACTTGCAATGAAGACAGCTGCAACAATAACATCTGGTTACGGTGTCACCAATGCAGTGCAAATTCTAGTACAACGTGTCATCAAAATCAAACCGGTCTGGCACCATTCTGCGAGAAATATAAAATTGGCAATCGATGCTACGAACGATTGGAAAATTCCACCACAGTTCGTGGATGCGAGTCCGATTTGGGACCGAGTGTTAGCGCTTGCAAGGACAACAGGCAGTGCCGAACGTGTTCGGTATCTGGCTGTAACAAGGAAGCAGCCAGTACCCTCGAATCGACCGATCGATGCTTGCAGTGCAATAGTTTGGGCGTAACAGATGTGAGCTGTCTGACTGGTTCTGCCGAAAGTCAACCATGTTCGAAACCGTCAGCGGGAAAATGTTTCTCCAGGATTGATATCA ATGGAGCTCTGCATCGAGGCTGTCACGGTGATCTAATGGAAGAGGAAGTGGGCAATTGCTCCAGTAAGGCTTGCAGTACCTGCGAGGGCGAAGGCTGTAATAGTGACATTTTCCCAACCGATCGGCTTAGCTGTTACCAGTGCAGGTCGGATTCGGACAGCAAATGCGCTAACCCACTGAACGTACCGGACGCGCCAATGAGCTATTGTCAAAAGTACCAGCCTGGCGATCTATGCTACACTAGAATACAGAACGGAATTG ttgaacGAGGCTGTCAATCAAATCTAGCCAAAACGGCATGCGAGGGACTTAAAGCTAACGAGTGTCAGGTGTGCTCCGGGGAAAATTGCAACACAGTGACGGAGAAAGAGCTGAAAAATTCGGCGAGTTCATATAGTGGCAGTGTTCTACTCATAGCGCTATCCACGCTAATTGCGATCGCGGTTGTATTCGACTAG